In Falsibacillus pallidus, one DNA window encodes the following:
- a CDS encoding sulfite oxidase-like oxidoreductase: MYFGKVKKKFDGDRVPPNQNVTTTFPVLHAGNVPYYQQDLKDWDLKVFGEVENEALFTFDDLMKLPQKMGSNDIHCVTGWSKLDNEWEGIAASDIASIVKLKPEAQFVILHSEEGWVTNLPLDDFMRESTLLAHSHGGHQLTPEHGYPLRAVVPHLYFWKSAKWLRAIEFSKVDKPGFWEKNGYHNYGNPWKEERLSWD, translated from the coding sequence ATGTATTTTGGCAAAGTCAAAAAGAAATTTGACGGTGACAGGGTGCCGCCGAATCAAAATGTGACAACTACTTTCCCTGTTCTTCATGCAGGCAATGTTCCGTATTATCAACAAGACTTGAAGGATTGGGACCTTAAAGTTTTTGGAGAAGTAGAAAATGAGGCTCTTTTTACCTTCGACGATTTGATGAAGCTTCCCCAAAAAATGGGATCCAACGATATTCATTGTGTAACCGGCTGGTCAAAACTTGATAATGAGTGGGAAGGAATTGCCGCTTCGGATATAGCAAGCATCGTGAAATTGAAGCCTGAAGCTCAATTTGTCATCCTCCATTCGGAAGAAGGGTGGGTGACGAATCTCCCCCTGGATGATTTTATGAGAGAGAGCACATTATTGGCTCATTCACATGGAGGACACCAGCTTACCCCTGAGCATGGATATCCACTAAGGGCGGTGGTTCCTCATCTCTACTTTTGGAAAAGCGCAAAATGGCTGAGGGCAATCGAATTTTCCAAAGTGGATAAGCCTGGATTTTGGGAGAAAAACGGATATCATAATTATGGAAATCCATGGAAGGAAGAGAGGCTCTCATGGGATTGA